The Fusarium keratoplasticum isolate Fu6.1 chromosome 8, whole genome shotgun sequence genome includes a region encoding these proteins:
- a CDS encoding Sulfhydryl oxidase, with amino-acid sequence MARRQHLTLTFVLVLSVFFTLSYFFSGPSSSAAPKLNDGLDVPLKDAPRSEFAADLDSLPSGLLDGASIAPKLENATLKAELGHATWKFLHTMMARFPDKPTKEDRMALETFMHLFARLYPCGQCAAHFQKVLAKYPPQTSSRNAAAGWLCFAHNIVNERVHKPLFDCEKIGDFYDCGCGDEDKDKDKDKKKTVEGAQAEGPAPDAELHKH; translated from the exons ATGGCTCGCCGACAGCATCTCACCTTGACCTTTGTCTTGGTCCTCAGCGTCTTTTTCACCCTATCATACTTCTTCTCTGGGCCCTCTAGCAGCGCCGCTCCCAAGTTGaacgatggcctcgatgtGCCCCTGAAGGATGCCCCTCGATCTGAGTTCGCGGCAGACCTTGATTCCCTTCCCTCTGGACTACTCGATGGCGCGTCCATCGCGCCCAAGTTGGAGAATGCGACGCTCAA GGCCGAACTTGGCCACGCGACGTGGAAGTTCCTCCACACAATGATGGCGCGCTTCCCCGACAAGCCGACCAAGGAGGATCGCATGGCCCTCGAGACCTTCATGCACCTCTTTGCCCGACTCTACCCCTGCGGCCAGTGCGCCGCGCACTTCCAAAAGGTGCTTGCCAAATACCCTCCCCAGACGAGTAGCCgcaacgccgccgccggaTGGCTGTGTTTCGCCCACAACATCGTCAACGAGAGAGTGCACAAGCCTCTGTTCGACTGCGAAAAGATTGGCGATTTCTACGATTGCGGATGTGGCGACGAGGAtaaggacaaggacaaggacaagaagaagaccgtgGAGGGTGCTCAGGCTGAGGGACCGGCGCCCGACGCCGAGCTGCACAAGCACTGA
- a CDS encoding Proteasome subunit beta: MEFGHAGVLNEDGIHVDMDRLKKGEVNLGTSIMAVTFKDGVILGADSRTTTGAYIANRVTDKLTRVHDTIWCCRSGSAADTQAVADIVQYQLGLFAMMNGKPPMTQTAASIFQEICYSNKDRLSAGLIIAGWDERFGGQVYSIPLGGSLHKQAYAIGGSGSTYIYGYCDANWREGMEKDDAVNFVKGALREAIKWDGSSGGVIRMVVLTKDGADRHLYLPDTDYAVRHE, from the exons ATGGAGTTTGGCCACGCCGGAGTGCTGAATGAGG ATGGAATCCATGTGGACATGGACCGCCTGAAGAAGGGAGAGGTCAA CCTGGGAACCTCGAT CATGGCGGTTACCTTCAAGGATGGTGTTATTCTGG GTGCGGATTCACGAACAACGACCGGTGCCTACATCGCGAACCGAGTGACGGACAAGTTGACAAGAGTACACGATACCATCTGGTGCTGCCGATCTGGCTCAGCCGCCGATACCCAGGCTGTCGCCGACATTGTGCAATACCAGCTCGGACTCTTTGCCATGATGAATGGCAAGCCCCCCATGACACAGACCgctgcctccatcttccaggaGATCTGCTACTCCAACAAGGACCGTTTGTC CGCGGGTCTTATCATCGCTGGCTGGGATGAGCGGTTCGGTGGTCAAGTATACTCCATCCCCCTGGGTGGTTCCCTTCACAAGCAAGCATATGCCATTGGTGGCTCCGGATCGACCTACATCTACGGATACTGTGATGCCAACTGGCGGGAGGgcatggagaaggacgatgCTGTCAACTTCGTTAAGGGAGCACTGAGGGAGGCCATTAAGTGGGACGGCAGCTCGGGAGGTGTCATCCGCATGGTGGTTCTCACCAAGGACGGTGCGGACCGACACCTGTATCTCCCTGACACGGACTATGCGGTGCGGCACGAGTGA